The Meiothermus ruber DSM 1279 genome includes the window GTCTTCCTGGAAGACGTGAAGGTGCCGGTCGAGAACGTGCTGGGCGAGCTGGGCAAGGGTCACAAAATCGCTTTCAACGTGCTCAACGTGGGGCGCTACAAGCTGGGGGCGGGGGCCATTGGCGGCGCTAAAGGGGCCCTGGCGCTCTCGGCCAAGTACGCCCAGGAGCGCGTGGCCTTTGGAAAGCCCATTGCCCAGTTCGGCCTGATTCAGCAAAAGCTGGCCGAGATGGCCGCGCGCATTTTTGCCGGCGAAAGCGCGGTCTACCGCACCATGGGCATGATTGACCAGGCCCTGAGCAACCTGGACAAAGCCAACGCCGCCGAGGCGGTGCTCGCCGGCATCGAGGAGTACGCCATCGAGGCCAGCATCATCAAGGTGCTGGGCTCCGAGGTGCTGGACTACGTGGTGGACGAAGGGGTGCAGATCCACGGCGGCTATGGCTACTCCGCCGAGTACGAGATCGAGCGGGCCTACCGCGACAGCCGCATCAACCGCATCTTCGAGGGCACCAACGAGATCAACCGCCTGCTGATTCCGGGCATGCTCCTGCGCCGGGCCATGAAGGGCGAACTGCCCCTCTTCGATGCAGCCATGAAGCTGCAAAAAGAGCTGCTGGAGCCCAGCTTCGAGGAGCCCGAGGACAAGGAGCTGGCCCAGCTCGAGGGCCTCAAAAAGCTGGCCCTGGCGGTGCTGGGTCTGGCCGCCCTCAAGTACGGCAAGCAGATCGAAGAAGAGCAGGAGGTGCTGGCGGTGGCCGCCGACATTCTGATTGATGTGTTTGCGGCTGAAAGCGCCCTGCTGCGGGCCCGCCGGCTGGGCGGTGGGGTGTATGCCGAGATGGCCGCGCTCTACCTGTACCAGGCCCTCGACCGGGCCCAGGCCGCGGCGCTCTCGATTCTGCCGCGCCTGGCCGAGGGCGACGATATGCGTCTGATGGCCTCGGCGGCCCGCCGCCTGACCAAGCACGACCCCGCCGACCTGGTGGCGCTGCGCCGCCGGATTGCCCAGAAGGTGCTGGAAGCGGGCGGCTATCCCCAGCCTAAAGCCTGAATTCTCCGATATCCTTTGGGGGCGCATGGCCATGCGCCCCCTGTCTTTTCGATGCTACAATCACCCTAACGCAGCCTCGAGGTCTTCGAACGCAGCCAGGGCTGGCAGGGCGTGCGGCTGGGGTCGGGCGGCGCGCAGGTGGCCTGCCTGGGCCTGGAGGTGCGCCTCGAGGATGTCTTCGGTGTGGCCTGAGCCTGCCATTACCAAACTCCACGCGGTAGACTAAGGCCAAATGACCGCACAAACCACCGACCTGGCGCTGGAAGTTCGCAGGTTCCTCGAGGCCGAGGTGCTGCCCCTCGAGCCCATCTTCCTGAAGCACGGCTTCAAGGCCGTTCTGCCCGAGCTGGAGCGGGTTCGGCAAAAGGTGAAGGAAAAGGGCTGGTGGCTGCCCCCGCTGCAAAAGCCGCTGGGTATGGGCCTGGGCCTGGGGGTCTTTGCCCGCCTGAGCGAGGAGCTGGGCCGCAGCCCCCTGGGCCACTACGTCTTCAACACCCAGGCCCCCGACATCGGCAATATGGAGGTGCTGCTCAAACACGGCACGCCGGAGCAGAAAGCGCGTTTTCTGGAGCCTTTGGCAAAGGGCGAGGTTCGCAGTTCCTTTGGCATGACCGAGCCCGGGTACCCCGGTTCCAACCCGGTCTGGATGAACACACGGGCGGTGCTCGAGGGCGACCAGTGGGTTATCAATGGGCACAAATGGTACACCACCGGCTTCGAGGGCTCGAGCTTCTGTATCGTGATGTGCATCACCGACCCCGAGCAGCCCAACCCCTACGCCCGGGCCAGCCAGATCATCGTGCCCACCGATGCCCCCGGCTTCCAGCAGGTGCGCAAAATCTCGGTGATGGGGGAGGAGGGCGAGGACTGGATGAGCCACTCCGAAATCCGGCTTGAAAACGTGCGGGTGCCCCAGGAGAACCTGCTGGGTGCGCGCGGCAAGGGCTTCGCCATCGCTCAGGAGCGGCTGGGGCCGGGGCGCATCCACCACTGCATGCGCTGGATTGGCATCGCCCAGCGCAGCCTCGAGCTGATGTGCGCCTACGCCGCCCGGCGCGAGCTTGCCCCCGGCAAGCCCCTGGGTTCGCGCCAGGCCATCCAGCACCTGATCGCCGAGTCCCAGGCCGAGATTCACGCGGCCCGGCTGATGGTGCTGGATGCTGCCGAGAAGGTCGAGCAAAAAGGGGCCGAGGGGGCTCGAGTGGAAATCTCGCTCATCAAATTCTTTGTGGCTGGGGTGTTGCAGCGGGTGCTGGACCGGGCCATCCAGGTGCATGGGGGCCTGGGGATGTCCGACGACCTGCCGCTCTCGTTCTTCTACCGCCACGAACGGGCCGCCCGCATCTACGATGGGGCCGACGAAGTCCACAAGACCGTGGTGGCTCGAGCCCTGCTCAAGGACTATGGCCTGGATATCTCGCTCTGACCCAAGGGTACTGCCATGACCGACCAACTCGCCCCCATCCGACCCGGCGAAGAGCTGGACATCGCGCGGCTACAGGCCTACCTGCTGGAGCACCTGCCAGGGGCCGAAGGCCGCCTCGAGGTGCTGCAGTTCCCCAGCGGTTTTTCCAACCTGACCTACCTGCTCAGGCTGGGCGGGCAGGAGCTGGTGCTGCGCCGCCCGCCGTTTGGGGCCAACATCAAGACCGCCCACGACATGGCCCGGGAGTACCGGATTCTCTCGGCCCTCAAGCCGGTCTACCCCAAGGTGCCCCGGCCCTTGCTCTACTGCCCGGATGATTCGGTGATCGGTGCGCCCTTTTACCTGATGGAGCGCCTGCACGGGGTGATTCTGCGCACCCAGCCCCCGCCCGACCTGACCCCCGAGCGTATGCGCAAGATTTGCGAGGCCGCGCTCGAGGCCCTGGTCGAGCTGCACAGCCTGGACTATCAGAAAGCTGGCCTGGGCGACCTGGGCCGGCCCGAGGGCTATGTGGAGCGGCAGGTGCGGGGCTGGACGGAGCGCTACCAGAAGGCCCGCACCGAGGCGGTGCCCGGCATGGAGCAGGCCATGGAGTGGCTGGCCGCCCACATCCCGCCAGGCTCGAGCGCCGCCCTGATCCACAACGACTTCAAATACGACAACCTGCTACTGAACCCCGCCGACCTAACCCAGGTAATGGCCGTGCTGGACTGGGAGATGGCCACCCTGGGCGACCCCCTGATGGATCTGGGCACCACCCTGGGCTACTGGGCAGAGCCCGACGACCCGCCGGGCCTGCGGCGCTTTGGCCTGACCCACCTGCCGGGCAACCTGCGCCGGGCCGAGCTGGTCGCGGCCTACGCGGCCCGCAGCGGTCGTAATGTGGATAACATCGTGTTTTATTACGTGTTCGGGCTCTTTAAGGTGGGCGTGATCATGCAGCAGATTTTTTTCCGCTACCAGAAGGGCTACACCCGCGACCAGCGCTTCGCGGTGCTGATACACCTGATCCGCGAAATCGGTCAGAAGATACAGAAAGCCATCGCCACAGGCGAGGTTTAGAGGTATAAGGTACTTTGTATGGCGTGTTGCTGGGCGCTACTACAAAAGCCCAGCAATTCAAACTAGGGATATACCTTATGCGATACACCGAACTCGCCTTTACCGGCCCGGCCACCTTTTTCAAAGCCCCCTACCGGCCCCTTACTGAGCCCTGGCAGGCCGAGGTGGGGCTGTTGGGCCTGCCCTACGACTTTGCCGTGGGCTACCGCCCGGGCGCCCGTTTTGCCCCCAATGCCCTGCGCGAGGCCAGCGGACGCTACGCACCGGGGCCGGAGGGGTGGTTCGACCTCGAGACCGAGACCTACCGCCTCCAGGGGGTGCACCTTGTGGACGCGGGCGACGTAGACCCGGCCCAGCTCGAGTACCACGAGACCTTCCGCCGCATTACCGAGGCGGCCCGCGCCCTGCGCGGGCGGGTGAAACTGCCGGTGTTTGTGGGGGGCGACCACTCGGTTACCTACCCGGTTTTACGGGCCTACGACGACCTCGAGGAACTCCACATCGTCCAGCTCGACGCACACCTGGACTTCTCGGACAGCCGCAACGCCACCCGCTTTTCCAACAGCAGCCCCTTCCGCCGGGCGGTGGAAGATGTTCCGGGGCTCAAGCAGATCACCGTGGTGGGGCTGCGCGGCCTGCGCACCAACCCCGAGGCCTACCAGGCCGCCAAAAACCGGGGCCACACCCTGATTACCGCCCGCACGGTGCGCGAGAACCTGCATGGGGTGCTCGAGCGGCTCCCTAAAGGCCAGCGGGTTTACATCAGCTTCGATGCCGACGTGCTCGACCCCTCTATTCTGCCCGGCACCAGCAGCCCTGAGGTGGAGGGCCTGAGCTACACCCAGGCCATGGCGGTGGTGCGGCAAACGGTTACGCAAAACCAGCTTGTGGGCTTCGACCTGGTCGAACTGGCCCCCAACCTCGACCCAGGGGGGCTTTCGGCCCTGGTGGGGGCGCGGCTCTTGGCCGAGGTGCTGGCCTGCTGGGCCGGCTGAACAGGCGGGTTCATGCAGCCCGGGTGTTGCCCCGAAAAACCAGCAGCGCCCATAGCAGCAGGTGCAGGCCTAAGGCCACACCGGCTAGCACAACCCCCCAGTCGTTGCCCAGCCGCCACAGCCATAGACCGCCGCCGAATGCCAGCAAGACGAGCAGGCCCCAGCCCTGGCTGTAGGTAGGGCTGCCGGGGAAAAAAAACTGCACTGCTCGCCGCCAGGCCGGGCTGGGGGCCGCGCTTTGCGGCTTGGGGAGGAAGAAACACAGCAGGTGGTAGGCTGCGAACAGCAGGATGAGCGCAGCAGCAGTCCAGGCCCACAGCGGGCTGGGCCAGATGGGCAGGTTGCGCCAGGTGGCCGGGAAATCTGAAGCCAGGGCCTGCAAATTGCTCAGGCCCACCGCTGCGGCAATGATTCGGGGCGTGGGAACAGCCTCCCGCGCCACGCCAGCCTGGTGGTAAACAGCCGTCCAAAAGTCGCCCCCAAGGCCCAGGGCCTCCCGCACGGCCGCCGAGGTGGGGGCCCGCTGATAGGCCTGGGCCAGGGCTTCAGGGGTGCCGCGCCCCACCAGGACGTAAGTCCAGGGGGGGGCTTCCTGGTAGAGCCGCTGGGACTCGCTGGGGTTTTCTTTGGCCAGGGCATAGGCCAGCAGGCCGCGCAGTGGTGCGGTGTTGGCAAAACTGCGCAGGGCTTCTGCAGCAGCGCTCGAGCGCAGTGTACCCCGCATGAGGCTATCCTGGGCCAGGAGGGCTTCGGAGCGGGCCATAACACCCCAGGCCAGCAAGGCTGAAGCGGCCAGTAGAAACAGCAGCAGCAACACAGCCCGCTCGCCCAGGGTGGTGTAGGCTAGCACGCTGTGGCGCAGCCGCAGCAAAGGATGCCGCAACCAGCCCAGCAGCCAACCCCCGCTTGGGCGTACCCCGCGTAGCTGAGCCGGCAGGTAGATCAGGGTCAGGTACAGCAGCACCAGGCCGTACAACCCGAGCAGCACCCAGGTTGCCAGGGAAAGGTTGGCGGAGGTCAGGGGGGTCTGCCAGCCGGCCACCTGTCGCAAGGCTGCGCGGTAACGCTGGCCCAGATCGGGGCGACCCTGGGCCTCGAGCCAGCCCACCTGCTCCCATAGCATGGCTTTGGCACCGGGTAGCTGGGGTAAATACTTTAGGAAAAAGTCCGACCACAGCAGGCTCTGCTCGAGCCCCTGCCGGCGTGCAACCCGGATCTGCAACAACCAGGGCTCGAGCCAGCGCATGACCCCTTCTCCCCAGGCCAGCTCGGGGCGGTGGCCGCGCTGCAGCAAGTCCCGGCCGACCGCCTCGAGGTCGGCCGGGTGGAGGCTGTTGGCGTCGAGGCTAAAGTAGTACCAGTAGGGGCGGTTGGATTCCGGGCTCTGATCCAGCCCGCTGGCATTGGCGGCGGCCAGCGTGTCGCGGTACTCCCGAATGACCGCCAGGCTTTCCCAGCGCCCTTCGTAGGGCCTGCCAGCAAAAGCCCCGAGGCCCAGCCGCCGACCATCCTCTAACAAAACGGTCAGCTCGCTATCGGCCTCCAGGGCCCGAACCTCCCCTGGCGGGTAGTGCTGGGCCACCACCCTCGGCGTTTGCAGGTCAATTTCCAGCACCAGCGGGCCGCGAGCGATAAAAGCCCGCTGGCCCACCACCTTTGGGCCGATCCAGCTCCCCTTGAGCGGGAGCTTCCAACTGCCCACCACCAGCCCATCGGGGGCTAGGGTTGGTGGCCCTGGCTCGGTCTGCGCCGGTGGGGTGGACTGGGTGGCGGGGGGGGATGGGGCAGCGCGCACCGTGGTTCTGGCCTCGAGGGTGCGCTCGCCTATCTGGATGCTGATTCTGTACTCACCCGCGGCCGGGGGCGTCCAGGTGGCGGCCAGACTGCCCTCAGGGGCCTCGAGGTCGAGTTCGGTGGAGGTGTTTTCGGAAGCGATCTTCAAAACATAGCGACCTGGAGGGAAGTCGGCCCCTCGGATTTCCAGGGGCTGCCCAACCTGGGCTTCAGGCGGTACGGTTAGGCTCTGGGCCAGCGCCATACCCAAAAGGAGAACACCCGCTATCCAGCGCATGGCGCCATTTTATTCCACGGAAAAGTGAGTTCGTAAAACCCATCTCGAGCAGCCGCGGCAACCAACTGCGATAAGATCGGGCAAAACCCGTGTTTTATGCTGGTCGGGCGTGGGCTGTACTATACTGGGATGGGGTCTACCTTGGGTAGACTCTTGGAGGTTTTGTTGAATGGCCGATAAAAAACCGGTATACCTTACCGCAGAAGGCAAGGCGCGGCTCGAGCAGGAGCTGGCCTACCTGAAAACCGAGAAGATGCAGCAAATTGCCGAAGAGATGGGCCGGGCCATCGCCGAGGGCGATTTGCGTGAGAATGCCGGTTACGACGAAGCGCGCCGGGCCATGTGGCAGAACAACAGCCGCATTGCCGAGCTCGAGGACATCCTTAGCCGGGTGCAGATTGTGGAGTCGGGGAATGGCATCCCCACCGAGGTACAAATAGGCGTAACGGTGGCGCTTGAGACCGCTACCGGCCAGCGCATGAGCGTAACCATGGTGGGCAGCCATGAGGCCGACGTGTTCAGCGGCAAGATTTCCAATGAATCACCCCTGGGCCAGGCCCTGATGGGCAAAAAGGTGGGCGATGAGGTGCAGGTCAAGGGCCCCAAGGGCAGCCAGACCTATGTGGTGGTCGAACTCGTATACGCTTAGAGGCGCTTCGGGACAGCATTGAGTAAAAAGGTTGGGTGATACCCGGGCCTACCGCCCTGGGGCTGTAGCCCTTAGGCTGTTTGAGTATGCGAATTTTAGTAGCCAACGACGACGGTATCTTTTCGCCTGGAATCAAGGCGCTGGCCTTTGCTTTGCGCGAGCTGGCCGAGGTTAACGTGGTGGCCCCCGATGTGGAACAGTCGGGGGTGGGGCATAGCATCACCTTCCGACGTCCCCTGCGCTTCAAGCACACCGCCTCGGCGGGCTTTGGTGAGATTCCGGCTTACCGGGTGGATGGCACACCGGCCGACTGCGTGGTGCTGGGCAGCCGGCTGCTGGGCTGGCCGGATCTGGTGGTCTCGGGGATTAACATCGGGGTCAATATGGGCCTGGATCTAACCCATTCGGGCACGGTGGCGGCGGCTTTGGAGGGGGCCTCGTTGGGCATTCCCTCGATTGCCTTCAGCCTGGACGCCTCCGGGGAGGAGCTGCGCTTTGAGGAGGCGGCCCGGTATGCGGTGCCAATTGTGCGCTGGGTGTTGAAGCATGGCCTGCCCAACAAAACCCTGCTCAACGTAAACTTTCCTAACCGCACCCCACAAGGGGTCAAGGTAACCCGTCTCTCCACCCACCGCTATGAAGACTCCATCGTCGAACGGGAAGACCCCGATGGGCGGCCTTACTACTGGGTGGCCGGCAAGCCCACCGCCGAACTGGAGGAAGGTACCGATTACTGGGCGGTGCAGCAGGGATTCATATCCATTACCCCCATCTCCCTGGACTACACCAACTACGCATTTGCGGAAGAGCTCGAGCGAAAGTTCAGGGTGCGCGCCCCCAAAAAGACAGCCAGAGGTTGACCTGGCTGCGGGCACACGAGGAAACCCCGGCCTGCTCATAGGATGGGCCTAGGCCAGTTGGGGGTGGGGGGCTGTGGCCTTCTTAAGGGAGATGCTGAAAACGGAGCCTTTGCCCGGCTCGCTCTCGGCCCAGACATGGCCCCCATGGGCCTCCACAATTGAACGCACGATGGCCAGCCCCAGCCCGCTACCACCGCGGGCGCGGTCGCGGGCTTTATCAACGCGATAAAAGCGCTCAAACAGGTGGGGGAGGTGCTCTTTGCTGATGCCCTCACCGTTGTCCTCTACCCGGATAACAACCCGCTCGGCCAGGTCAAGCGCGATGAGCCTGATCCGGGTAGCACCGGCTTTGATGGCGTTGGAAACCAGGTTGGCCATGACCTGGTGCAATCGTTCAGGGTCGCCCAGCACCCATACGTGCTCGGGGGCCTGCACCTCAATCTGGCCTTCGAAGCTTTTGCTGTATTCTTCCTCAATCTCGTTGAGCACGGTTTTTAGGTGCACCGAACCCAGCTCGATCTTCCAGCTTCCGCCGGTTTTGGAGAGTTCGAGCAGATCCCCCACCAGCTTTTGCATCCGCTCGGACTCACGCTTGATGATCTCGAGGCTTTCGCGCTGCTGCTCAGTAATCTGCGTGCGCCGAAGCAGGTAGTTAACGTGCCCCAGAATGGCTGTTACCGGTGTGCGCAGCTCGTGGGAAGCGTCGGCCAGAAAACGGCCCTGGGTTTCCCAGGCGCTCTCGAGCCGCGAGAGCATGCGGTTGAGTGACTTAACCAGCGAGGCCACCTCGTTGTTGCCTTCCAGCTCCGGGAGTTTTTCGGGTTTATTGCTGACCTGTTCGGCTTTTTTAGCTACCCACTCGAGGGGCTCGAGGGTTTGCCGAACCAGCCGGAAGGCCAGCAGACCACCAAAAACCAGCACCAGCAGCGCGGTGGCCGTATAGGTACGGGCAAAGTCGGTGAGGGTGCTCTGGATGCCCTCGGTGGACTTGCCCACCATCAGGATGACCAACTGGGGGCCTTGGGGAATGCCGGCGATCTCGGTTACCAGGCGCTCGGCCCGCAAGCGCAAGGGGATCTGGCTGCCATCTGGACGGGTGAGGGTGGTTTGGGTGTAAAAACCGCCGGAGCGCAACACCTCCTGTAAGCCTTTTTCCGAAAGGGCCAGGGTGGCATCGCCCATGGCCAGCGACTTGGCGATGGGGATGGCAGCCCCTTGCAGGATGTCGCTGGGGGTGGGGTTGGGGTAGGGCACCCATAAGGCCTGGCCGTAGACGGTGAGTGGCAAGCCCTCCAGGTCGCCCTGTTCGCGGATGAGGCGTTGGGCTGTTTGCGAAGTCTCGATTAGTTCCCGGCGCAGATTATCGTAGAGGGTAAACTGCAAGCTGCCGTAGACCGAACCCCCGATGAGCAGCAGGGAAAAAGCCAGCAAAGCCAGCGTGAGCAGGGTAATGCGGGTGCGGAGGGTCATGGGTGGGCCTTGGTGCGCTGAACGGTACCGTCGAGCATCGCGCGCTGCTACGGCAATCATTGTATGAGCAGATCGCCCGACTGTGCGCGCCCCAGGGTGCTGGCGGTGGAAGAGATCGCGTGTTCTGGGTTCAGTCTTCCCGTAACACGTAGCCCACACCCCGCACGGTGTGTATCAGGCGGCGCTCACCGGCGCCCTCGAGCTTCTTCCGCAAGTAGCCGATGTACACATCGACCACGTTGGAGCCGCCCTGGTAGCCGGGCCAGACCTTTTCCTCGATTTCGAAGCGGCTGAACACCTTGCCGGGGCTCTTGGCCAGCAACTCCAGGAGCTCGAACTCCTTGTTGGAGAACTCGATGCGCCGGCCTGAACGGTATACCTCGCGGCCCTCGAGGTTGATGATCAGGTCGGAGACCCGAATTTCGCCGGTAATGGCGGGGGTTACCCGGCGCAGGTGGGCGCGGATGCGGGCCAGCAGCTCCTCGATGCTGAAGGGCTTCACCAGGTAGTCGTCGGCGCCGGCATCCAGGCCCTCCACCTTGTCTTCGACCCGGTCTTTGGCGGTCAGGATAACGATCGGTACATTGGAGGTCTTGCGAATCCGGCGGGCCACCTCGAGGCCGTCCATGACTGGTAGCATCAGGTCCATCACCACCAGGTTGGGGTTGGTCTCACGAAAGCGCGATAGGCCGGTGATGCCGTCGTAGGCCACCTCGGTACGGTAGCCCTCGGCCTGAAGCTCGAGCTCAATAAAGCGGGCGATATCCTTTTCGTCTTCGACGATCAGGATCAGGGGTTGATCCATGCTTTCCATACCAGCAGGGTAGCCGCACTTCTCATGAGAATGATGGCTATCTAACTAAGTATTTTCTCATTTGTAGGCATCTTTATGAGAGCAGGCGCATGCCTTTTTCAGATGCGCAGATGCACCACGGTGACCCCATGGCCGCCCTCGTAGGGCACTGCGTCGTGGAAGCTCTCCACCCGACGGTCGCGCTTGAGCGACTCCCGCAGCGCGTTGCGTAAAGCCCCGGTGCCCTTACCGTGCAGCAAGCGGACGGGGGTGGTGGCGGTGGCTTTGGCCTCGGCCAGGTAGTCGTCCACGGCCAGCAAGGCTTCTTCAACGGTGAGGCCGCGCAGATTGAGCTCGGTGGGAATTTTGGCTTTATGGGCTACACGGCCGGCTGAGGGCTTGGACTGGTGGGCCGGCTGGGGCTGGAGGCGCGCTACCGGAACGGTGAGCCGCACAGCCCCCATCTGCAAGACGGCCTCCTGGCCCCTAAGCTCCACCACGGTGGCCTGGCCCCCATACTCGGGCACCTCGACGATGGCCCCTACCTGCAAGCCGGGGTTGCTGGGGGCGGCCTTCTCCGGGCGCTGGTAGCGGCTTCGGAGCTGAATAAGCTCTTGCAGGGCCTGGCCCTGGCCCTGGGTTTTGCTGCGCTCGCGGGTCTGTCGGATGCGCTCCTGGGCTTCTTTGACGATCTGTTCGGCCTGGGCTTTGGCCTCCTCGATCAGGCGCTCTTTGTGTTCGGCCAGCTCGGCCAGTTGCCGCGCCAGTTCCTGCTGGAGCCGGGCGGTTTCCTGCTGCTGGGCCTGGGCCTTTTGATGGAGGGTGTACAGGCGTTCACGTTCGGCCTCGAGCGCGGCCAGCAGGCGTTCCAGACGCCCTCCCTCGGGCCCCAGCAGGGCTTCGGCCCGCTCGAGCTGCTCGCGCGGAAAGCCCAGCCGGCGGGCGATTGAGAGGGCGTAGCTGCGTCCAGGAGCCCCGACCACTAGCTGGTAGGTGGGGCGCAGGCGCTCCAGGTCGAAGCGCATTGAGGCGTTTTGCACACCGGGGGTGTCCTGGGCAAAAGCCTTGAGGGGGGAAAGGTGGGTGGTGATCAGGCCGCGCACCCCTTTGGCTAGCAGCCCTTCCACGAAGGCCTGGGCCAGGGCGGCGCCTTCCTCGGGGTCGGTGCCCGAGCCCAGTTCGTCGATCAGGGCCAGGCTGTGGGGGGTGGCGGCTTCCAGCACCTCTTTGAGGCGCAGCACGTGCGCGGCAAAGGTCGAGAGGCTCTCCTGCAGCGACTGTTGATCGCCGATGTCCACGAATAATCTGTCCGGAAAGGCCAGCTCGGCCTGTTCGGCGGCCACATACAGCCCACACTGGGCCATCAGCACGGCCAGACCCAGGGTCTTTAGCAGCGCGGTCTTGCCCCCCATGTTGGGGCCGGTGATGAGCAGGATGCGGTTATGCGGGGTGAGTGTAATATCGTTGCTAACGGGATTGGCAATCAGAGGGTGGCGGGCGGCTTGCAGCCGGTACAGCCCATCCCGGTTCAGGCGGGGTCGCACCAGCCCCCAGTCCTCGGCCAGGCTGGCCGCGGCCCGGGCCATGTCGAGCTCGGTCAGGGCCTGCAGGGTGGCCTCGAGCTCCGGGTCG containing:
- a CDS encoding acyl-CoA dehydrogenase family protein, whose amino-acid sequence is MIADKKLSTKGGGWLLEKPEQIFTPEDFDDTTRMIQETVRQFVEKEYRPVAEALEHGELEHNIPLLRKAGELGLLGVEVGEEYGGLDLPKTVSTVIAEALAGTGGFSVTYGVQTSIGLLPLVYWGTKEQKDKYLAKLVSGELIAAYCLTEPQSGSDAMGAKTRAELSADGKYYILNGTKMWISNAGFAHLFTVFAKTPEGLTAFLVERDTPGLRLGGEEKKMGIKASSTRQVFLEDVKVPVENVLGELGKGHKIAFNVLNVGRYKLGAGAIGGAKGALALSAKYAQERVAFGKPIAQFGLIQQKLAEMAARIFAGESAVYRTMGMIDQALSNLDKANAAEAVLAGIEEYAIEASIIKVLGSEVLDYVVDEGVQIHGGYGYSAEYEIERAYRDSRINRIFEGTNEINRLLIPGMLLRRAMKGELPLFDAAMKLQKELLEPSFEEPEDKELAQLEGLKKLALAVLGLAALKYGKQIEEEQEVLAVAADILIDVFAAESALLRARRLGGGVYAEMAALYLYQALDRAQAAALSILPRLAEGDDMRLMASAARRLTKHDPADLVALRRRIAQKVLEAGGYPQPKA
- a CDS encoding acyl-CoA dehydrogenase family protein, with the protein product MTAQTTDLALEVRRFLEAEVLPLEPIFLKHGFKAVLPELERVRQKVKEKGWWLPPLQKPLGMGLGLGVFARLSEELGRSPLGHYVFNTQAPDIGNMEVLLKHGTPEQKARFLEPLAKGEVRSSFGMTEPGYPGSNPVWMNTRAVLEGDQWVINGHKWYTTGFEGSSFCIVMCITDPEQPNPYARASQIIVPTDAPGFQQVRKISVMGEEGEDWMSHSEIRLENVRVPQENLLGARGKGFAIAQERLGPGRIHHCMRWIGIAQRSLELMCAYAARRELAPGKPLGSRQAIQHLIAESQAEIHAARLMVLDAAEKVEQKGAEGARVEISLIKFFVAGVLQRVLDRAIQVHGGLGMSDDLPLSFFYRHERAARIYDGADEVHKTVVARALLKDYGLDISL
- a CDS encoding phosphotransferase family protein — translated: MTDQLAPIRPGEELDIARLQAYLLEHLPGAEGRLEVLQFPSGFSNLTYLLRLGGQELVLRRPPFGANIKTAHDMAREYRILSALKPVYPKVPRPLLYCPDDSVIGAPFYLMERLHGVILRTQPPPDLTPERMRKICEAALEALVELHSLDYQKAGLGDLGRPEGYVERQVRGWTERYQKARTEAVPGMEQAMEWLAAHIPPGSSAALIHNDFKYDNLLLNPADLTQVMAVLDWEMATLGDPLMDLGTTLGYWAEPDDPPGLRRFGLTHLPGNLRRAELVAAYAARSGRNVDNIVFYYVFGLFKVGVIMQQIFFRYQKGYTRDQRFAVLIHLIREIGQKIQKAIATGEV
- a CDS encoding arginase family protein; this encodes MRYTELAFTGPATFFKAPYRPLTEPWQAEVGLLGLPYDFAVGYRPGARFAPNALREASGRYAPGPEGWFDLETETYRLQGVHLVDAGDVDPAQLEYHETFRRITEAARALRGRVKLPVFVGGDHSVTYPVLRAYDDLEELHIVQLDAHLDFSDSRNATRFSNSSPFRRAVEDVPGLKQITVVGLRGLRTNPEAYQAAKNRGHTLITARTVRENLHGVLERLPKGQRVYISFDADVLDPSILPGTSSPEVEGLSYTQAMAVVRQTVTQNQLVGFDLVELAPNLDPGGLSALVGARLLAEVLACWAG
- the greA gene encoding transcription elongation factor GreA, with protein sequence MADKKPVYLTAEGKARLEQELAYLKTEKMQQIAEEMGRAIAEGDLRENAGYDEARRAMWQNNSRIAELEDILSRVQIVESGNGIPTEVQIGVTVALETATGQRMSVTMVGSHEADVFSGKISNESPLGQALMGKKVGDEVQVKGPKGSQTYVVVELVYA
- the surE gene encoding 5'/3'-nucleotidase SurE yields the protein MRILVANDDGIFSPGIKALAFALRELAEVNVVAPDVEQSGVGHSITFRRPLRFKHTASAGFGEIPAYRVDGTPADCVVLGSRLLGWPDLVVSGINIGVNMGLDLTHSGTVAAALEGASLGIPSIAFSLDASGEELRFEEAARYAVPIVRWVLKHGLPNKTLLNVNFPNRTPQGVKVTRLSTHRYEDSIVEREDPDGRPYYWVAGKPTAELEEGTDYWAVQQGFISITPISLDYTNYAFAEELERKFRVRAPKKTARG
- a CDS encoding sensor histidine kinase encodes the protein MTLRTRITLLTLALLAFSLLLIGGSVYGSLQFTLYDNLRRELIETSQTAQRLIREQGDLEGLPLTVYGQALWVPYPNPTPSDILQGAAIPIAKSLAMGDATLALSEKGLQEVLRSGGFYTQTTLTRPDGSQIPLRLRAERLVTEIAGIPQGPQLVILMVGKSTEGIQSTLTDFARTYTATALLVLVFGGLLAFRLVRQTLEPLEWVAKKAEQVSNKPEKLPELEGNNEVASLVKSLNRMLSRLESAWETQGRFLADASHELRTPVTAILGHVNYLLRRTQITEQQRESLEIIKRESERMQKLVGDLLELSKTGGSWKIELGSVHLKTVLNEIEEEYSKSFEGQIEVQAPEHVWVLGDPERLHQVMANLVSNAIKAGATRIRLIALDLAERVVIRVEDNGEGISKEHLPHLFERFYRVDKARDRARGGSGLGLAIVRSIVEAHGGHVWAESEPGKGSVFSISLKKATAPHPQLA
- a CDS encoding response regulator transcription factor, which produces MDQPLILIVEDEKDIARFIELELQAEGYRTEVAYDGITGLSRFRETNPNLVVMDLMLPVMDGLEVARRIRKTSNVPIVILTAKDRVEDKVEGLDAGADDYLVKPFSIEELLARIRAHLRRVTPAITGEIRVSDLIINLEGREVYRSGRRIEFSNKEFELLELLAKSPGKVFSRFEIEEKVWPGYQGGSNVVDVYIGYLRKKLEGAGERRLIHTVRGVGYVLRED
- a CDS encoding endonuclease MutS2: MLEVTASLDFDRVRQALAERAATFIGREALLALQPKSTLEEAQRQQEIVAEALAYPYRLGGIVDLRPPLAAAREGLRLEGPQLREVAASLEAIVALKHELLEIGVHLKALAGRIGEHTYFLRRIRESLDEAGNVRDEATPRLREIRRRVNPVRERIQDRLYQLMDRHPEAIQERFVTLRRDRYVIPVKASHQNKLPGIVLDQSDSKLTVYLEPASVVPLNNELASLRLEEEAEVNRVLFELSAALANDPELEATLQALTELDMARAAASLAEDWGLVRPRLNRDGLYRLQAARHPLIANPVSNDITLTPHNRILLITGPNMGGKTALLKTLGLAVLMAQCGLYVAAEQAELAFPDRLFVDIGDQQSLQESLSTFAAHVLRLKEVLEAATPHSLALIDELGSGTDPEEGAALAQAFVEGLLAKGVRGLITTHLSPLKAFAQDTPGVQNASMRFDLERLRPTYQLVVGAPGRSYALSIARRLGFPREQLERAEALLGPEGGRLERLLAALEAERERLYTLHQKAQAQQQETARLQQELARQLAELAEHKERLIEEAKAQAEQIVKEAQERIRQTRERSKTQGQGQALQELIQLRSRYQRPEKAAPSNPGLQVGAIVEVPEYGGQATVVELRGQEAVLQMGAVRLTVPVARLQPQPAHQSKPSAGRVAHKAKIPTELNLRGLTVEEALLAVDDYLAEAKATATTPVRLLHGKGTGALRNALRESLKRDRRVESFHDAVPYEGGHGVTVVHLRI